One Mycolicibacterium parafortuitum DNA segment encodes these proteins:
- a CDS encoding LLM class flavin-dependent oxidoreductase — translation MQHGVSSHSVGMWRHPLDKVGWDYASPPYWEHLARTLERGLFDAVFLADELAPYNSFEDSSDATIRYAVQAPTHEPAALTPIITGATTHLGVGLTLSTAFEHPYSMARRLSTFDHLSGGRVAWNIVGSYSPSEFAAYGQEMPDRSIRYERIAEYVDLCCQLWDSWQPDAVVADRETGIYAHPEKIREVVFEGKHFRCRARHFVAPSPQGRPVLWQAGASEPGRQFAAATAEAIFAIQPTVASMRAYSDDIRSRVASAGRDPESVKLYYGAQVIVGATEREAQEKADHLRSLLRPEASLAMLSGQLGVDFSTFDPSAPLDEIPVPGIQGVKDALVATGAGEKVTVAEAADIYAFRFSMPQVIGTPEAVADQLERFLDDGGADGFMLLATYTPGCFEEFVDLVVPELQRRGRYRTGYPGTTLRENIRAD, via the coding sequence ATGCAGCACGGGGTGAGCAGTCACTCCGTGGGCATGTGGCGGCATCCGCTCGACAAGGTCGGCTGGGACTACGCATCCCCGCCGTACTGGGAGCACCTGGCCCGCACGCTGGAGCGTGGCCTGTTCGACGCGGTGTTCCTGGCCGACGAGCTGGCGCCGTACAACTCGTTCGAGGACAGCTCGGATGCCACCATCCGGTATGCGGTGCAGGCGCCGACCCACGAGCCCGCCGCGCTGACACCGATCATCACCGGTGCCACAACGCATCTCGGGGTCGGCCTGACACTGTCGACGGCATTCGAGCATCCGTACTCGATGGCCCGGCGACTGTCGACATTCGATCACCTCTCCGGCGGCCGGGTGGCCTGGAACATCGTCGGGTCGTACTCGCCGTCGGAATTCGCCGCGTACGGCCAGGAGATGCCGGACCGGTCGATCCGTTATGAACGCATCGCCGAGTACGTCGACCTGTGCTGCCAGCTGTGGGACTCGTGGCAACCGGACGCGGTGGTCGCCGACCGGGAGACCGGCATCTATGCCCACCCCGAGAAGATCCGCGAGGTCGTGTTCGAGGGTAAGCACTTCCGCTGCCGGGCAAGGCATTTCGTAGCCCCGTCGCCGCAGGGCCGACCGGTGCTGTGGCAGGCGGGCGCCAGTGAACCGGGCAGGCAGTTCGCAGCGGCGACCGCCGAGGCGATCTTCGCGATCCAGCCGACGGTGGCCTCGATGCGCGCGTACTCCGACGACATCCGCTCGCGGGTCGCCTCGGCCGGACGCGATCCGGAGTCGGTGAAGCTGTACTACGGCGCGCAGGTGATCGTCGGGGCGACCGAACGCGAGGCACAGGAGAAGGCCGACCATCTGCGGTCGCTCCTTCGGCCGGAGGCGTCGCTGGCGATGCTGTCGGGCCAACTGGGCGTGGACTTCTCCACGTTCGACCCGTCGGCTCCGCTCGACGAGATCCCGGTGCCGGGCATCCAGGGCGTCAAGGACGCGTTGGTCGCGACCGGCGCGGGCGAGAAGGTCACCGTTGCCGAGGCGGCCGACATCTACGCGTTCCGGTTCTCGATGCCGCAGGTGATCGGCACCCCGGAGGCGGTCGCCGACCAGTTGGAGAGGTTCCTCGACGACGGCGGCGCCGACGGTTTCATGCTGCTGGCCACCTATACGCCCGGGTGCTTCGAGGAGTTCGTCGACCTGGTGGTGCCCGAGTTGCAGCGGCGCGGCCGGTACCGGACCGGTTACCCGGGAACGACACTGCGGGAGAACATCCGGGCCGATTAG
- a CDS encoding VOC family protein — MSITHVLAVVHVTDIARSRRWYADLFGRPEDNNPMPSLVEWQVLPGAWVQIFHDPDRAGTDECNLAVHDLEERLAELRARGVEPGDIVEANRGVRLSRFPDPDGNIISLIGGFRVEY, encoded by the coding sequence ATGTCGATCACCCACGTCCTCGCGGTTGTGCACGTCACGGACATCGCCAGGAGCAGGCGCTGGTATGCCGACCTGTTCGGCAGACCCGAGGACAACAACCCGATGCCGTCGCTGGTCGAGTGGCAGGTATTGCCGGGTGCCTGGGTGCAGATCTTCCACGACCCGGACAGAGCCGGGACGGACGAATGTAACCTCGCAGTCCACGATCTGGAGGAGCGCCTAGCCGAACTGCGGGCCCGGGGTGTGGAGCCCGGCGACATCGTCGAGGCGAACAGAGGCGTGCGACTGTCCCGGTTCCCGGATCCCGACGGCAACATCATCAGCCTCATCGGTGGGTTCCGGGTCGAGTACTGA